From the Cyanobium sp. M30B3 genome, the window ATCAGGGCTTGGCTGCGGGGCAAGAGCAGGGCAGATCAGGGCTTGGCGCCGCAGGTCTGAGCCCGAACCGAGGTGGGCTGAGTCGAGCTGAGCTGAGCTGAGCTGGGCTGGGCTGGGCTGGGCTGTGAGCTGGGCTGGGCGGTGTTTGGTTGTTGAGGTTGACCAGACCAGACCAGCTTTGCTGGTTCGACATGTGGATCTCGGTGGCTGGGATTCTGGCTAAGGCTGGTCAGGTGGGCTTGGCTGGCGGGGCTGGCGGGGGGTGGCTGGCAGGGCTTGGCAAGTGGTTTGGCCGGAGGGACTTGGCTCAAGTGGTTTGGCCGGTGGGGCTTGGTTGGCTTGGCTGAAGTGGCTTTGTTGGAGGAGTTTGGTTGGCGGGGACGGGTTGGCGCTGGGGTTTGGTTGGGGCTGGGGACGGGTTGGGGCTGGTGTTTGGTTGGGGCTGGTTTGGGGTGGGGGCCCGGTGATGGTTGGGGCTGGTTTGGGGTGGGGGCCCGGTGATGGTTGGGGTGGCCCTGTTGGTTTGCCTGGCGCGGCGGGGCTGGCTGGCGCGGCGGGGCGGGCGGGCTCTGCAGCAAAAAGCCCCCGGCGAGCTGGCGCGGGGGCTGGGGGTTGGCGGAACTGGCGAGCAGAGGCTCAGGCGGCGGCCAGGTTGGCGGCCACGAAGTCCCAGTTCACCAGCTTCTCGAGGTAGGTGGTGATGTAGTCGGGCCGGCGGTTCTGGTAGTCGAGGTAGTAGGCGTGCTCCCACACGTCCATGGTGAGCAGGGCGGTCTGGCCGTGGGCGAGGGGCAGGTCGGCGTTGCCGGTTTTGGTGACCTTGAGGGTGCCGCCATCGAGCACCAGCCAGGCCCAGCCGCTGCCGAACTGGGTGGCGCCGGCAGTTTTGAACTGCTCCACGAAGGCCTCGAAGCTGCCGAAGTCGGCGTTGATCTTGTCAGCCAGGGCGCCGCTGGGCTGGCCGCCGCCGCCGGGCTTCATGCACTGCCAGTAGAAGCTGTGGTTCCACACCTGGGCGGCGTTGTTGAACACGCCGGCCTTGCCGGCGTCACCGGCCACGGCGGTGATGGTGTCCTCCAGGCTCTTGCCCTCCAGCTCGCTGCCGGCCACCAGGTTGTTGAGGTTGGTGACGTAGGCGTTGTGGTGCTTGCCGTGGTGGAACTCGAGGGTCTGGCGGGAGATGTGGGGCTCGAGCGCGTCGAGGTCGTAGGGCAGCGCGGGCAGCGTGTGAGCCATGGGACGGGATCGGGTGCTTGTTGTTGCCGGCCGGGGTGCCCGACGGCCGCGGCATCCTAACGATCGCTACAGGTTTCCCAATTCCCGCCGGGGTGGGGTTATCCGGCGCGGGAGATCAGGCTGGGGCCGGGGCGACCGGTGATTCAGCCGCGGATCTCCAGCAGTTCCACCTCGAAGATCAGGGTGGCGTTGGGGGGGATGACGCCGCCGGCGCCGCGCTCGCCGTAGGCCAGGTCGGGGGGGATCACCAGCTTGCGCTTGCCGCCCACCTGCATGCCGGCCACGCCCTCATCCCAGCCGCGGATCACCCGGCCGGCGCCGAGGGGGAAGGAGAAGGGGCCGCGGCCGTAGCTGCTGTCGAACTCCTTGCCGCTCTGCAGGGTGCCGCGATAGTTCACGATCACGGTCTGGCCGGAGCGGGCCTCAGGACCGTCGCCCACCACCAGGTCGGTGATGCGCAGACCGCTCTCGGTGACCCGCTCGCGGGCCGCCACCATCTCGCCGCCGAGGGCGCCGGCCTGGGCCAGCTGGCTGGTGTCGGCGGCGTCGGTGCCGGCGGCGTCGGTGCCGGCGGCGTTGGTGTCGGGGTTGCTGTCGCTGGCCATGGCGAAGAGGGTGGGGTTGGGGTCGTCGGGATCGAGTTCAAAGGCCGCTCGGCTGGGGGCCGCCGCCGCACCAGGCTGAACCACTGCCGCCCTGCCCGCTGCGAAGGCGTCGGCTGCGCTGTTGAGGCCGGCAGCCGCGGCATTGGCCGGATCCACAGTGCTGATGGCGGCGGCCACGCTGGTGGGGCTCAGCAGCTGGCTGATCAGGGCCAGCAGCAGGCATGCCACACACACCCCCGAGCTGATCAGGATTTCACGCATGGCCGGAGCGCAACTGCGCACGATTCTTGCTCAGAGGCCGCTGGACGGGGGGGTGAAGGAGCTGCCGCTGCCGGCGCCTGAACCGGCGTCGCCGTTCTGGCGCTGGCGCAGGGCCTGCTCGAGCCGGTCGATGCGGCCGCGCAGTTCGTCGAGTTCGCGCTGCTGGGGCAGGCCGAGGTCCTGGAGCAGCTGGTCGCGGTTGCGCTCCAGCTGGCGGCTGGCCTGCTCCTCCAGGCCGGGGGTCTCGCCGCGCAGGGCGCGCAGCACGTCCTCCACCAGCACCGAGGCGTGGCTGGGGTCGAGCTTGCCGCTGCGCACCCACTCCTGGCTCACGTAGCGGAGCCGCTCGGCCACCAGGGAGCCGGTGCCCAGGCCCCGCAGCAGCAGCTGTTGCAGTGGGTTGTTGGCGTCCATGGGCCGGGCTGGAAGGGTGTGCCATCAACCTTGGCGCCTTCCGTGGCCGCTGGCCATGGGGGAAACCGAAGCGCTGCGGTTCGGCCGCGCGCCGGTTGCCCCGGGGGTGGCTGGGGCGCTTTCTAGGCTGGGCGGCCATGGGGGAGCGGTTGAACCTGGGGTGCTGGCTGCCGGCGTTGCTGGGCGGCGTGCTGGCGGGCTGGGCCCTGGCGCCGCCGGCCGTGCCCGCCCTGCAGCTGGCCGCATTGCCGCTGCTGTGGCTGGCGCTGGCGCTGCTCTGGCGGCTGCAGGAGCGCCCCGGGGCCCGGCGGCGTTCGGCCCTGTGGGGTGCCCTGGCGGTGATCGTGAGCCACCGCTGGCTGCTGGCGCTGCACCCGCTCGACTGGATCGGCGTGCCCCTGCCCCTCAGCCTGCCGATCTGCTGGCTGCTGCTGCTGGGCTGCGGCGCCCTGGCGGCGCTGTTGCTGCTGGGCTGGAGCGCCCTGGCCCGGCGGCTGGGGCCGCGGCGGCCCGGCAGTGCCCTGCTGCTGGCTGCGCTGTGGGGACTGGTGGAGGTGCTGCTGGCGCGGGGGCCGCTGTTCTGGTTCGGCCTGGGGGCGGCGGCCCTGCCCGGCAACCCGGCCCTGGCGGGGCTGGCGGCGCTGGGGGATCGGGACTGGTGGCGGCGCTGCAGCTGCTGATCGGCTGGGGGCTGTGGCGGCTGCTGGAGCAGCGGCTTGGCTGGCGGGCCTGGGGCGGGGCGGCGCTGCTGCTGCTGGCGCTGCACGGGCTGGGGGCGGCGCAGCTGCAGGCCGGCGGGACGGCAGTTGCCGCAGGGGAGCTGCTGCCGAGCGCCCCGGCGAGCGGGTGCTGCTGGTGCAGCCGGCGGTGCCCACCCGCGAGAAGCAGCAGTGGCCGGCGCGGCGGCGGCTCGAGCGGCAGTTGCAGGCGGCCCTGGCCCAGGCGGAGGCGGCCGGCGCCGACCTAGTGCTGCTGCCGGAGGGGGCCCTGGGGCTGGAGCCGCTGCTGGCCGCGCCGGCGCCGGTGGAGCTGATCAGCGGCGGCTTCCGCTGGTCGCCCGCCGTGGGGGCGGGCCCCCAGGAGCAACGCAGCGCCCTGCTGCGCTTTGCGCCAGGGGAGCGGCGCTTCAGCGGCGCCCTCGACAAGCACCGCCTCGTGCCCCTGGGGGAATGGGTGCCGCTCAGCGGACTGGTGCAGTGGAGTGGCCTCTCGGCGGTGGGGGGCGTGGCGCCGGGTGCGCCCTCCAGGCTGCTGCCCCGGCCGCCGGCGGCGCCGGCCCTGGCCGGGGCGATCTGCTACGAGATTGCCGACGGGGCGGCCCTGCGCCAGGCGGTGCGGGAGGGGGCCGGCTGGCTGCTGGCCAGCGCCAACCTCGACCCCTACCCGCCGCTATTGCAGCGGCAGTTCACGGCCCTGGCGCGGCTGCGGGCGATCGAGGCGCGCCGCTGGCTGGTGAGCGTGGCCAACACCGGCCCCAGCCAGCTGATCGACCCGTCGGGCCGGGTGGAGCGCAGCCTGCCGGCGGGGGTGCCGGCCACCGGCCTGGTGACGGTGCCCGCCCTGGCGGGGCTCACCCCCTACGGCCGCTGGGGTGAGCTGCCCCTGCTGGGCGTCGCCCTGGCCGGGCTGCTGCTGGTGAGGGCCCGGCCGGCGGGGTGATCATTGGTGCGCTGCCAGACCAGACCAGACCAGACCAGGCCAGGCCAGGCCAGGCCTGGTTGCGGTCGGCGGGCGGATGCTCAGTAGTTTTAGGGTGGAGGGGCCTGAGCGCACTTCCATGCGAATCACGCAGTGCGAAACCGAGGTTGTGGTGGCCTTCAGCGGCAGGGAAGCGTCGCGCTTGATGGATGCCTGCGCGATGGTTGTGCTGGCCGCTGAATCGGTGCCCGACGTGCGCCTGCCTGCCGATCTGGCCGCCGTGTTGTGCGACCTCTTCGACGGCCTGCGGACCGCCACCGATCAGACCGGCGGGCTCGACCGGCCCCATGGTTTACCCAGTTCTCTGCAAGGCCCATGAAGGTCACTCACCACGGCGACGAGCACCTGCTCTGCCTCTCCTCGGAGGAGGTGGGGCTGCTGGTGGACCTCTGCCATGCCGGAGCATTTTCCGATCTGCTGCCGCGCTCGCGTGCCAAGCGGCGGCGGCTGGAGAGCTTTCTGGGCGATGTGCGCACCACACTGATGCGCACGGCCCAGGGGCTGCGCCGCCCCCAGCCGTCGGTGCAGTCCTGATGCTGGTGCTGGTCTGGCATCGGTCAAGTTTGCACAGATGAGGCGGCAGCCAGCCGATGCACGTGCTCACGCCCGCCGGGCCGCTCCGCCTCAACCGCCGGCGCGCACGTCTGGTGGCGCTGGTGAGCGGCGCCCTGATGGTGGGCCATCCGCTGCAGCCGCTGGTGGCTTTCGCCCAGGCCCCCCAGCAGCAGCGGAGCCAGTCCGCCACCTCCAACCCAGCAGCCACCGCAGCTCCAGCCCCAGCGCCCGCAATCGATCC encodes:
- a CDS encoding superoxide dismutase; protein product: MAHTLPALPYDLDALEPHISRQTLEFHHGKHHNAYVTNLNNLVAGSELEGKSLEDTITAVAGDAGKAGVFNNAAQVWNHSFYWQCMKPGGGGQPSGALADKINADFGSFEAFVEQFKTAGATQFGSGWAWLVLDGGTLKVTKTGNADLPLAHGQTALLTMDVWEHAYYLDYQNRRPDYITTYLEKLVNWDFVAANLAAA
- a CDS encoding FKBP-type peptidyl-prolyl cis-trans isomerase, which codes for MREILISSGVCVACLLLALISQLLSPTSVAAAISTVDPANAAAAGLNSAADAFAAGRAAVVQPGAAAAPSRAAFELDPDDPNPTLFAMASDSNPDTNAAGTDAAGTDAADTSQLAQAGALGGEMVAARERVTESGLRITDLVVGDGPEARSGQTVIVNYRGTLQSGKEFDSSYGRGPFSFPLGAGRVIRGWDEGVAGMQVGGKRKLVIPPDLAYGERGAGGVIPPNATLIFEVELLEIRG